The Methanomassiliicoccales archaeon genome has a segment encoding these proteins:
- a CDS encoding adenylate kinase family protein translates to MIVALTGTPGTGKSTAALALANAGWKVLEVNELARKYGLLKNKDLARDSYELDPVDLQEALRSEGFTDGILVGHLSHLLDVNLIIVLRCHPSLLAERLSGRGWPPAKVRENALAEALDVILAESVDSSAPVCEVDTTEMRPEETVQAISSILAGEKEKYAMGNIDWSEEALRWS, encoded by the coding sequence ATGATTGTCGCTTTGACCGGAACGCCCGGCACCGGCAAGAGCACGGCCGCCCTGGCCCTCGCCAATGCAGGATGGAAGGTGCTGGAGGTCAACGAGCTGGCCCGGAAGTACGGGCTGCTGAAGAACAAGGACCTGGCCCGGGACAGCTACGAACTGGACCCGGTGGACCTGCAGGAAGCCTTGCGGTCAGAAGGCTTCACCGACGGCATACTGGTCGGGCATCTGTCACACCTGCTGGACGTGAACCTTATCATCGTCCTGCGTTGCCATCCCTCCCTGCTGGCCGAACGTCTGTCCGGACGCGGATGGCCGCCGGCCAAGGTCCGGGAGAACGCTCTGGCCGAGGCCTTGGACGTGATATTGGCCGAGTCTGTGGACTCCTCCGCCCCGGTGTGCGAGGTGGACACCACCGAGATGAGGCCAGAGGAGACCGTACAGGCCATCAGCTCCATACTGGCCGGGGAAAAGGAAAAGTACGCCATGGGAAATATCGACTGGAGCGAGGAGGCGTTGCGATGGTCCTAG
- a CDS encoding CDP-alcohol phosphatidyltransferase family protein codes for MVLDSKRDKVNFIMDPAANALRNVHPDVITFTALILAALAGVMLYFSYDHWQILLPLSAIIVLVSGFFDGLDGKVARLAGKADRRGDFLDHVLDRYADILMIGGVAVSAWCSPYLGMMAIIGVLLTSYMGTQAQAVGAKRIYAGLLGRADRIVLSFLIPLVQLVMMLLGYREVDVLGFQINAFEVMMLWFAVVGNLTAIQRAVITWKGLKAA; via the coding sequence ATGGTCCTAGATTCGAAGCGCGACAAGGTCAACTTTATCATGGATCCAGCGGCCAACGCCCTGCGGAACGTCCATCCGGACGTTATTACCTTCACCGCGCTCATACTGGCCGCGCTGGCCGGGGTCATGCTGTACTTCTCATATGACCATTGGCAGATACTTCTGCCCCTCTCGGCCATAATCGTTCTGGTCAGCGGGTTCTTCGACGGGCTGGACGGGAAGGTGGCCAGGCTGGCCGGCAAGGCTGACCGGCGGGGCGACTTCCTGGACCATGTGCTGGACCGCTACGCCGACATCCTGATGATCGGCGGCGTGGCCGTGAGCGCCTGGTGCTCCCCGTACCTGGGCATGATGGCCATCATCGGCGTGCTGCTGACCAGCTACATGGGCACCCAGGCCCAGGCGGTGGGGGCCAAGCGCATTTACGCCGGACTGCTGGGGCGGGCAGACCGCATCGTGCTGTCCTTCCTCATTCCGCTGGTGCAGCTGGTCATGATGCTGCTGGGATACCGGGAGGTCGACGTCCTCGGATTCCAGATCAACGCCTTCGAGGTCATGATGCTGTGGTTCGCGGTCGTCGGAAACCTGACGGCCATACAGAGGGCGGTCATCACTTGGAAGGGGCTGAAGGCGGCTTAG
- a CDS encoding DNA primase large subunit PriL has protein sequence MEFRALALYPFLKESSQFVKEHQLGLEDLLGHPIMAEARRRGKARVMEAISDLTVPNNPVTSEDMAVQEIMSYPYARILVSCIGDDVLVRRYALAEAKAFNDRLRKEDMETVAYLAKELGVEAIRRDDELRMHFADFLGYTSGLRGPEWKLVNQDLRDGYVQLEKAKFVRVLEQALDEKIEDELPLPVNDELLTVVEKELVEIVTALNEYKEKYRDEGFGEVSILKFPPCMKKLVAMAQAGQNMPHAGRFALASFLSFIGMPVDDIVKLFCSSPDFDHSKTAYQVRHITGDGLGKRYTPPECATMRTNGLCFEPDEVCNGRRVNHPLTYYRIRSRSQEKVKEKKVEKGTKPPSAPSK, from the coding sequence ATGGAATTCCGCGCGCTTGCCCTCTACCCCTTCCTCAAGGAGTCCAGCCAGTTCGTGAAGGAGCACCAACTTGGTCTGGAGGACCTTTTAGGGCACCCTATAATGGCCGAGGCCCGCCGCCGGGGCAAGGCCAGAGTGATGGAGGCCATCAGCGACCTGACCGTTCCGAACAACCCGGTCACCTCCGAGGACATGGCGGTCCAGGAGATCATGAGCTATCCCTACGCCCGCATCCTCGTGTCATGCATCGGCGACGACGTGCTGGTACGACGCTATGCTCTGGCAGAGGCCAAGGCCTTCAACGACCGCCTGCGAAAGGAGGACATGGAGACGGTGGCGTATCTGGCCAAGGAGCTGGGGGTGGAGGCCATACGGAGGGACGATGAGCTGCGCATGCACTTCGCCGACTTCCTAGGCTACACCTCCGGGCTGAGAGGGCCGGAATGGAAACTGGTCAACCAGGACCTGCGGGACGGATACGTGCAATTGGAAAAGGCCAAGTTCGTGCGGGTGCTGGAGCAAGCCCTCGACGAAAAGATCGAGGATGAGCTGCCCCTGCCGGTCAACGATGAGCTGCTAACGGTGGTGGAGAAGGAGCTGGTGGAGATCGTCACCGCCCTCAACGAGTACAAGGAGAAGTACCGCGACGAAGGGTTCGGCGAGGTCAGCATCCTGAAGTTCCCGCCCTGCATGAAGAAGCTGGTAGCCATGGCCCAGGCCGGTCAGAACATGCCCCACGCTGGACGATTCGCCCTGGCCAGCTTCCTAAGCTTCATCGGCATGCCGGTGGACGACATCGTCAAGCTGTTCTGCAGCTCCCCGGACTTCGACCATTCGAAGACCGCCTATCAGGTGCGGCATATCACTGGCGACGGGCTGGGCAAGCGCTACACCCCGCCGGAGTGCGCCACCATGCGCACCAACGGACTGTGCTTCGAGCCGGATGAGGTGTGCAACGGGCGGAGGGTCAACCACCCCCTGACCTATTATCGCATCCGCTCTCGCTCGCAGGAAAAGGTCAAGGAGAAGAAGGTGGAGAAGGGAACTAAGCCGCCTTCAGCCCCTTCCAAGTGA
- a CDS encoding radical SAM protein yields MTEVLVFDGYIDEPGSLGVPPYIHPLVRAVYGAVRDADGVPTYMTVDQWRSGKGLLKADILVVLSGMSVPGRYLRGMPASRREILQLLDGFRGETVLGGPAALDVVLKEHFAHVHYKDAASAVYDLLNGGKAKDRWRDLEEWDRWMMLGADCVLSHPDFPQPLIAELETYRGCIRYVNGGCSFCVEPLKGRPVCREPEAIVAEARALRERGVVNFRLGSQTCIISYKADLDGTDCPRPNPEALETLLAGMSALKPEVLHVDNANPAVMARHPEETEKILRSLAEHCTPGNVLALGMETADPDVVRMNNLNATPEEVLWSVRTINRLGGERGSNGLSAVLPGINVLVGLLGERPETLETDYRFLKDILDEGLLLRRINIRQVMPIRREFPQTVSHSTFLKFKEKVRKEIDRPMLERLVPVGTVLRSVYTEMREGKVTFGRQIGTYPLLVGIDHPVELDRFLDVAIVGHGFRSVSGVQYPLNVNNCHITALECLPGLGRKRAIRLFHARPIKDVNELRQALDDPRVADAVLPFLSFD; encoded by the coding sequence ATGACCGAAGTGCTGGTCTTCGACGGTTACATCGACGAACCTGGTTCATTGGGGGTGCCACCCTACATCCACCCTTTGGTGCGAGCGGTCTACGGGGCGGTCAGGGACGCCGACGGCGTTCCTACCTACATGACCGTGGACCAGTGGCGGTCCGGGAAGGGACTGCTGAAGGCGGACATACTGGTCGTCCTTTCCGGCATGTCCGTCCCGGGCAGATATCTGCGGGGCATGCCGGCCTCCCGCCGGGAGATATTGCAGTTACTGGACGGTTTTCGCGGAGAGACCGTACTGGGCGGCCCGGCTGCGCTGGACGTGGTGCTGAAAGAGCACTTCGCCCATGTCCATTACAAGGACGCCGCTTCGGCTGTCTACGACCTCCTGAACGGCGGAAAGGCCAAGGACCGCTGGCGGGACCTGGAGGAATGGGACCGTTGGATGATGCTGGGGGCGGACTGCGTCCTATCCCATCCGGATTTCCCGCAACCGTTGATCGCCGAGCTGGAGACCTATCGCGGCTGCATCCGTTATGTCAACGGCGGCTGCTCGTTCTGCGTGGAGCCCCTGAAGGGCAGGCCAGTTTGCCGTGAGCCGGAGGCCATCGTCGCCGAGGCCCGGGCCTTGCGGGAGAGGGGCGTGGTCAACTTCCGCCTGGGGTCGCAGACCTGCATCATCTCCTACAAGGCGGATCTGGATGGCACTGACTGCCCCCGACCCAACCCGGAGGCGCTGGAGACTTTGCTCGCAGGCATGTCGGCGCTCAAGCCCGAGGTACTGCATGTGGATAACGCCAACCCGGCGGTCATGGCCCGTCATCCTGAGGAGACGGAGAAGATCCTGCGGTCCTTGGCCGAGCATTGCACCCCGGGGAACGTCCTGGCCTTGGGTATGGAGACGGCCGACCCGGATGTGGTGCGGATGAACAACCTGAACGCCACCCCGGAGGAGGTGCTGTGGTCTGTGCGGACCATAAACCGTCTCGGAGGGGAGAGAGGGTCCAACGGGCTGTCGGCCGTTCTGCCAGGGATCAACGTCCTGGTGGGGCTGCTGGGGGAGAGGCCGGAGACGCTCGAGACCGACTACCGTTTCCTGAAGGATATTCTCGACGAGGGGCTGCTCCTTCGCCGGATCAACATCCGACAGGTCATGCCGATTCGACGGGAGTTCCCGCAGACGGTCAGCCACTCGACCTTCCTGAAGTTCAAGGAGAAGGTGCGGAAGGAGATCGACCGCCCCATGCTTGAGCGCCTGGTCCCGGTGGGCACGGTGCTGCGCTCCGTCTACACCGAGATGAGGGAGGGCAAGGTGACGTTCGGAAGGCAGATCGGGACCTACCCCCTGCTGGTGGGCATCGATCACCCGGTGGAACTGGACCGGTTCCTGGACGTGGCCATAGTCGGCCACGGCTTCCGCAGCGTCAGCGGCGTGCAGTATCCCTTGAACGTCAACAACTGCCACATCACCGCCCTCGAGTGCCTGCCCGGACTGGGCCGGAAGCGGGCCATACGCCTGTTCCACGCTCGCCCGATAAAGGATGTGAATGAACTGCGCCAGGCGCTCGACGACCCCCGGGTGGCCGATGCTGTCCTGCCTTTCCTGAGCTTCGATTGA
- a CDS encoding elongation factor 1-beta — protein MGTVAATYSLMPEDVDFDFPALVGKLSKIVPANVKVAKADIVPMAYGLKKLEAAFVMEDAAGLVDKLEEVLRGIPGIQNVETEQVTLL, from the coding sequence ATGGGAACCGTTGCGGCCACTTATTCTCTGATGCCGGAGGACGTCGACTTCGACTTCCCTGCGTTGGTCGGGAAGCTGTCCAAGATCGTGCCGGCCAACGTCAAGGTGGCCAAGGCGGACATCGTCCCCATGGCCTATGGGCTAAAGAAGCTGGAGGCGGCCTTCGTCATGGAGGACGCCGCTGGCCTCGTGGATAAGCTCGAGGAGGTCCTCAGGGGCATCCCCGGCATACAGAACGTAGAGACCGAGCAGGTCACCCTGCTCTGA
- a CDS encoding zinc finger domain-containing protein → MENEKICNSCGVRLVGNGITFFKCPICGIEEIGRCAQCRDQSVKYECKKCGFIGP, encoded by the coding sequence ATGGAGAATGAAAAGATCTGCAACTCATGCGGTGTTCGGCTGGTGGGCAATGGCATCACCTTCTTCAAGTGCCCGATATGCGGCATTGAGGAGATAGGCCGCTGCGCGCAATGCCGCGACCAGAGCGTCAAATACGAATGCAAGAAGTGCGGCTTCATCGGTCCTTAA
- a CDS encoding DNA-directed RNA polymerase subunit H, which yields MIHLEDSVPFNVLSHKMVPVHELLSDEEADAVLKQLKITRDQLPKIKDIDAAIKTLEKAMNRSIPEKSIIKIIRDSQTAEIAVVYRLVIRG from the coding sequence GTGATTCATTTGGAGGATTCCGTACCATTTAACGTATTGAGCCACAAGATGGTGCCTGTCCACGAACTCTTGAGCGATGAGGAGGCAGACGCGGTCCTAAAGCAGTTAAAAATCACCCGCGACCAGCTTCCCAAGATCAAGGACATCGACGCCGCCATCAAGACGCTCGAGAAGGCCATGAACAGGAGCATCCCTGAGAAGAGCATCATCAAGATCATCAGGGACAGCCAAACCGCAGAAATAGCGGTAGTCTATCGTCTCGTTATAAGAGGGTGA
- a CDS encoding DNA-directed RNA polymerase subunit B produces MNLLRDLVDLYFKENSIVNHHIASFNDFLASQANPNSRMQKIVDNVRVVAEDPERGMITLDQDKTNGRIIQIRVGRRRDEKTGQVDPHLKPTLHIGEPMVREANGYIHNITPMEARLRNLNYLASIYLDFTIIEDGIEKEPENVHIGDLPIMVKSQKCNIYKENLEKDYELTDEQYNTELMKKSEDPMDAGGYFIIGGTERVLITLEDLAPNRVMVELSERYGTAMEVAKVFSQKEGHRALTLVEKKRDGMLMVTVPAASGQIPLVALMKSLGMENDEEIYEAIVSSPEMANIVYANLEEIQDPKVYGPTGIFTTEHALTYLEKKFATGQAKEYRVKKVESIIDRSLLPHLGDTKEDRLKKAIFLGRIARSVLELSLGKRKEDDKDHYANKRLKLSGDLMEDLFRVAFTNLMKDLKYQLERSYARKKDLRISSAIRPDLMTHRLLHALATGNWVGGRAGVSQLLDRTSNMSTISHLRRITSSLTRSQPHFEARDLHPTQWGRLCPNETPEGQNCGLVKNAALIINVSEGFREEDVTFLLKDLGVREVRGQQMSGTRVYINGDLKGVHDDHTYLINEMRNRRRSGLLSDEINIRYDEEMDEVIINCDEGRLRRALMVLKDGRLMITRKHLEDIRAGKMRWSDLVREGVLEWIDAEEEEDTFIAVEPFEVPRKCGNCERDISPLDMDWMNPGTTDKHAELKCKHCGGITKVDYLFNKAHTHMEVDPMVILGVCAGMVPYPEHNSSPRVTMGAGMAKQSLGLASSNYRKRPDTRGHILHYPQKPMVQTKFMDFVAFNQRPAGQNFVVAVLSYHGYNMEDALILNQSSVQRGLGRSTFMRTYRTEERRYPGGQEDHFEIPSPDVRGARTDLAYANLGEDGLISPETPVTGGDVLVGKTSPPRFVEEEDANFLTVQKRRETSITCRSGETGWVDSVMLTESENGSRLVKVKVRDERIPELGDKFASRHGQKGVVGLLVPSCDMPFTTDGIIPDLVINPHAIPSRMTVAHVLEMIGGKVGALEGRHVDGTAFSGEREEALRQALVEAGFQKTGREVMYDGITGHMITADIFIGVIYYQKLHHMVSGKMHVRSRGPVQILTRQPTEGRSRQGGLRFGEMERDCLIGHGAAMVIKDRLLDESDGTYQWVCGNSNCGHIAILDKRGSLHCPVCGNNTNVHMIQTSYAFKLLLDELLSLGVAMRLQLEDLR; encoded by the coding sequence GTGAACCTATTGAGGGATCTGGTCGATCTTTATTTTAAGGAGAACAGTATCGTTAACCATCATATTGCCAGTTTCAACGATTTCCTAGCGTCGCAGGCCAACCCCAACAGCCGCATGCAGAAGATCGTGGACAACGTACGCGTGGTGGCCGAGGACCCCGAAAGGGGCATGATAACGCTGGACCAGGACAAGACCAACGGCAGGATCATCCAGATCCGCGTGGGTCGCCGCCGGGACGAGAAGACCGGACAGGTCGACCCGCACCTTAAGCCCACCCTGCACATCGGCGAGCCCATGGTCCGAGAGGCCAACGGGTACATCCACAACATCACTCCCATGGAGGCCCGTCTGAGGAACCTCAACTACCTGGCATCCATCTATCTGGACTTCACCATAATCGAGGACGGCATCGAGAAGGAGCCGGAGAACGTGCACATCGGCGACCTGCCCATAATGGTGAAGTCGCAGAAGTGCAACATATACAAGGAGAACCTGGAGAAGGACTACGAGCTGACCGACGAGCAGTACAACACCGAGCTCATGAAGAAGAGCGAGGACCCCATGGACGCCGGCGGTTACTTCATCATCGGCGGTACGGAGCGCGTCCTCATCACGCTCGAGGACCTGGCGCCCAACCGGGTGATGGTCGAGCTGAGCGAGCGCTACGGCACCGCCATGGAGGTGGCCAAGGTCTTCTCGCAGAAGGAAGGCCACCGCGCTCTCACCCTGGTGGAGAAGAAGCGCGACGGCATGCTCATGGTCACCGTTCCCGCAGCCTCCGGCCAGATACCCCTGGTCGCCCTCATGAAGTCCCTGGGGATGGAGAACGACGAGGAGATCTACGAGGCCATAGTCTCCAGCCCGGAGATGGCCAACATCGTTTACGCTAACTTGGAAGAGATCCAGGACCCCAAGGTGTACGGTCCCACGGGCATATTCACCACCGAGCACGCCTTGACGTACCTGGAGAAAAAGTTCGCCACCGGCCAGGCCAAAGAGTACCGGGTCAAGAAGGTCGAGTCCATCATCGACCGCTCCCTGCTGCCCCACCTGGGCGACACCAAGGAGGACCGCCTCAAGAAGGCCATCTTCCTAGGAAGGATAGCCAGGTCCGTGCTCGAACTTTCCCTGGGCAAGCGCAAGGAGGACGACAAGGACCACTACGCCAACAAGCGCCTGAAGCTCTCCGGCGATCTTATGGAGGACCTGTTCCGGGTGGCCTTCACCAATCTGATGAAGGATTTGAAGTACCAGCTGGAACGCTCCTACGCTAGAAAGAAGGATTTGCGCATAAGCTCGGCCATCAGACCGGACCTCATGACCCACCGGTTGCTGCACGCTCTGGCGACGGGCAACTGGGTGGGCGGAAGGGCCGGTGTCAGCCAGCTGCTGGACCGCACGTCCAACATGAGCACCATCTCCCATCTGAGGAGGATCACCTCTTCCCTTACCCGCAGCCAGCCTCACTTCGAGGCTCGTGATCTGCACCCGACGCAGTGGGGCCGCCTGTGCCCCAACGAGACCCCCGAGGGTCAGAACTGCGGACTGGTGAAGAACGCCGCACTGATCATCAACGTCTCCGAAGGCTTCCGCGAGGAGGACGTGACCTTCCTGCTGAAGGACCTGGGCGTGCGCGAGGTGCGCGGCCAGCAGATGTCCGGCACCCGCGTGTACATCAACGGTGACCTGAAAGGGGTGCACGACGACCACACCTACTTGATCAACGAGATGAGGAACCGCCGCCGCTCCGGTCTGCTATCGGACGAGATCAACATCCGCTACGACGAGGAGATGGACGAGGTCATCATAAACTGCGACGAAGGCCGTCTGCGCCGCGCCCTGATGGTGCTGAAGGATGGTCGCCTCATGATCACCAGAAAGCACCTGGAGGACATCCGCGCCGGTAAGATGCGCTGGTCCGACCTGGTGCGCGAGGGCGTGCTGGAATGGATCGACGCTGAAGAGGAGGAGGACACCTTCATCGCCGTCGAGCCCTTCGAGGTGCCCCGCAAGTGCGGGAACTGCGAGAGGGACATCTCCCCACTGGATATGGATTGGATGAACCCCGGCACCACCGACAAGCACGCCGAGCTGAAGTGCAAGCACTGCGGTGGCATAACCAAGGTGGACTACCTGTTCAACAAGGCCCACACCCACATGGAAGTGGACCCCATGGTCATCCTGGGGGTCTGCGCTGGAATGGTGCCCTACCCGGAGCACAACTCCTCCCCGCGTGTGACGATGGGGGCAGGAATGGCCAAGCAATCGCTAGGACTGGCGTCCAGCAACTACCGCAAGCGGCCGGACACCCGCGGGCACATATTGCATTACCCGCAGAAGCCCATGGTGCAGACCAAGTTCATGGACTTCGTGGCCTTCAACCAGCGCCCGGCCGGCCAGAACTTCGTGGTCGCCGTGCTTTCCTATCACGGCTACAACATGGAAGACGCGCTCATCCTGAACCAGAGCAGCGTGCAGCGCGGTCTCGGGCGCTCGACGTTCATGAGGACGTACCGCACCGAGGAGCGCCGCTACCCTGGAGGACAGGAAGATCACTTCGAGATACCCTCCCCGGACGTGCGCGGGGCCAGGACCGACCTGGCCTACGCCAACCTGGGCGAGGACGGCCTGATATCGCCAGAAACGCCGGTCACCGGCGGGGACGTGCTGGTCGGAAAGACCTCTCCCCCACGCTTCGTGGAAGAGGAGGACGCCAACTTCCTCACGGTCCAGAAGAGGCGTGAGACGTCCATCACCTGCCGTTCTGGCGAGACCGGCTGGGTGGACAGCGTCATGCTCACGGAATCGGAGAACGGTTCCCGTCTGGTCAAGGTCAAGGTCCGGGACGAGAGGATCCCGGAGCTGGGGGACAAGTTCGCCTCCAGGCACGGGCAGAAAGGAGTGGTGGGGCTGCTGGTCCCCTCCTGCGACATGCCCTTCACTACCGACGGGATCATCCCGGACCTGGTCATCAACCCCCACGCCATACCTTCCCGTATGACCGTGGCCCACGTGCTGGAGATGATCGGCGGCAAGGTCGGCGCCCTAGAGGGACGCCACGTCGACGGCACAGCCTTCAGCGGCGAGCGCGAGGAAGCGCTCCGCCAGGCGCTGGTGGAGGCCGGGTTCCAGAAGACCGGCCGCGAGGTCATGTACGACGGCATAACCGGTCACATGATCACCGCCGACATCTTCATCGGGGTGATATATTACCAGAAGCTGCACCACATGGTCTCTGGCAAGATGCACGTCAGGTCCCGCGGGCCGGTGCAGATACTCACCCGCCAGCCGACCGAGGGCCGGTCCAGACAGGGCGGTCTGAGGTTCGGGGAGATGGAGAGGGACTGCCTCATCGGGCACGGCGCGGCCATGGTCATAAAGGACCGGCTGCTGGACGAGTCCGACGGCACCTATCAGTGGGTGTGCGGGAACTCCAACTGCGGCCACATAGCCATATTGGACAAGAGGGGCTCGCTGCACTGCCCGGTGTGCGGTAACAACACCAACGTGCACATGATCCAGACGTCCTACGCCTTCAAGTTGCTGCTCGATGAGCTGCTCTCGCTTGGGGTCGCCATGCGCTTACAACTGGAGGATTTGAGATGA